GCCGTCGGGATCGGTGGGCTCGACCGGTTCCAATCCCTTGTCGCGCAGGGTTTTCTGGATCTCGCGGATGTCGGTGAATGCGTCCAGCGGCTGCGCGCCCTGGTCCCAGCCGGGGTTGAAGGTCAGCATGTTGCGCTCGAACATGCCCTGGAACAGACCGATCACCGTCTCGCCGTTCTTCAGGATCAGCCAGCCCTGGGTGGCGTCGCCGCCCATCGCGTCGAAGCCGAGCTTTTCATAGAAGGCCTGCGAGGCGGCGAGGTCTTTCACCGCGAGGCTGACGGAAAAGGCGCCGAGTTGCATGATCTGTCTCCCTATTGATTGCGGGGAGGGTAGCATGGATTTCGGCAGGCGCTTTCGATTGAAAGGGGCGGGAACCCGGATTGCACGCCCGGCATGAAGAGTGGGCGGGAACGCGGGAAGGGCGCCTTGCATGAAGAGGGGGCGGGAACGCGGGTTTTCTGCGAAAACCCGCTGTCTCCCGCTGCGGACGGTTCGCAGAGCGAACCGCCGCTACATGTGGATCGCGCCGTCTCCGCAGGCCAACGCCGCTTCGCGCACGGCTTCGGAGAAGGTCGGGTGGGCGTGGCAGGTCAACGCCAGATCCTCGGCGCTGGCGCCGAATTCCATCGCCACGCAGATCTCGTGGATCAGATCGCCCGCCATCGGGCCGATGATATGCGCGCCCAGGATGCGGTCGGTGTCCTTGTCGGCCAGGATCTTGACGAAACCGTCGCCGGCGAACACCGCCTTGGCGCGCCCGTTACCCATGAAGGAAAACTTGCCGACCTTGTAGGCGCGGCCGGCCTCCTTCAGCTCCTGTTCCGTGGCGCCGACGCTGGCGACCTCGGGATGGGTGTAGATCACCGAGGGAATGACACCGTAATTCACGTGGCCATGTTTGCCCGCGATCACCTCGGCACAGGCCATGCCCTCGTCCTCGGCCTTGTGGGCCAGCATCGGCCCGGCGATGCAGTCGCCGATGGCGTAGATGCCGGGCACGTTGGTGCGCCATTGCGCGTCGGTCCTGATCTGGCCGCGGTTCATCTCGACGCCGAGCGCGTCCAGCCCCAGCCCGTCGGTAAAGGGCTTGCGCCCGGTAGCCACCAGCACGACATCGGCGTCGATCTCGTGGTCGCTGTCATCCTTGCGCAGCTTGTAGGCCACCTTGGCCTTGGTCTTGAGCGCCTCGACGCCCTGCACCGCCGCGCCAAGCGTGAAGGACAGGCCCTGCTTGGTCAGCAGTTTCTGGAACTGCTTGGACACTTCGGCATCCATCGTGGGCGTGATCGTGTCGAGATATTCGACGACGTGCACCTCGGTACCCAGGCGGGCATAGACCGAGCCCATTTCCAGCCCGATCACCCC
This sequence is a window from Thalassococcus arenae. Protein-coding genes within it:
- a CDS encoding VOC family protein; this encodes MQLGAFSVSLAVKDLAASQAFYEKLGFDAMGGDATQGWLILKNGETVIGLFQGMFERNMLTFNPGWDQGAQPLDAFTDIREIQKTLRDKGLEPVEPTDPDGTGPAHIVLTDPDGNPVLIDQHR
- the lpdA gene encoding dihydrolipoyl dehydrogenase, whose product is MSQYDLIVIGSGPGGYVAAIRAAQLGLKTACVEGRETLGGTCLNIGCIPSKALLHASHQLHEAEHNFAKMGLKGKSPSVDWKQMLAYKDDVIGQNTKGIEFLFKKNKIHWLKGWGSIPEAGKVKVGDTTYDAKSIIVATGSEPSSIPGVEIDEKIVVSSTGALELPKVPKKMVVIGAGVIGLEMGSVYARLGTEVHVVEYLDTITPTMDAEVSKQFQKLLTKQGLSFTLGAAVQGVEALKTKAKVAYKLRKDDSDHEIDADVVLVATGRKPFTDGLGLDALGVEMNRGQIRTDAQWRTNVPGIYAIGDCIAGPMLAHKAEDEGMACAEVIAGKHGHVNYGVIPSVIYTHPEVASVGATEQELKEAGRAYKVGKFSFMGNGRAKAVFAGDGFVKILADKDTDRILGAHIIGPMAGDLIHEICVAMEFGASAEDLALTCHAHPTFSEAVREAALACGDGAIHM